The window AACCTCGAATACACGCTCACTCAAGCGCAATAACCAGCATCTACGCTCCGATTCGTCTTGACCGCAACTAATCCGGGTATTTGACGTCTGATCAAACATCGCAGATTTCAACTGCGACGGGAGAACGTCATGCACCATCCCATTAAAATCGGCCGAATCACCGTCACCTTTCTCAAGAGTCGACATGACACCAGCGGTGCCCTTGATCTCTATGAGCTCATCGTCCCTCCCGACGTCTTCCTCAACGTTCCCCACTTGCACCGCGACTACGACGAGACCATCCTCGGCATGAACGGCATCGCCACCTGGACCATCGAGGGCGAACAGTTTCAGGTCCACCCCGGCCAGAAGCTATGCATCCCCCGCGGCACCGTTCACTCTTACTCAAATCAGCACACCAGCGCCGCCCGCATGATGTGCCTCCTCACCCCCGGCCTCGTCGGCCCCGAAT is drawn from Edaphobacter lichenicola and contains these coding sequences:
- a CDS encoding cupin domain-containing protein; translated protein: MHHPIKIGRITVTFLKSRHDTSGALDLYELIVPPDVFLNVPHLHRDYDETILGMNGIATWTIEGEQFQVHPGQKLCIPRGTVHSYSNQHTSAARMMCLLTPGLVGPEYFRELAAAIQPGSPPDIAEISTVMARYGVIPITT